Proteins found in one Triticum aestivum cultivar Chinese Spring chromosome 4D, IWGSC CS RefSeq v2.1, whole genome shotgun sequence genomic segment:
- the LOC123096806 gene encoding protein ALP1-like produces the protein MAPLRGAKRRKKAAAEKKAAMAAAAAGQGAPGGDWWDGFCMRMAGTLSSAEDAHRFESLFKMPRKTFNYVCSLVKDDMMVRASSYTFIDGTVLSLEDRVAVALRRLNSGGSLVTVGTSVGVNHSTVSLITWRFVEAVEARAGHHLRWPDSDEMAMIKSKFEKIHGLPNCCGVVDTTHIIMCLSSAEPNCKVWLDHEKNYSMVLQAVIDPDMRFTDIVTGWPGSMKESSILHSSGLFRLCENGARLNGSKLTVSDGSEVGEYVIGDAGYPLLPWLFTPYLDNDLSELKVEFNKRHSAARTVALKALARFKDTWKFLQGEMWRPDKHKLPRIIHVCCLLHNIVIDMEEDAAMDDAHISDDHDANYSQQVCQLSDEKAVRMRDKLSEHLNSS, from the exons ATGGCGCCGCTTCGCGGGGCCAAGCGCCGCAAGAAGGCGGccgcggagaagaaggccgcaatggcggccgcggcggcggggcagggTGCGCCTGGCGGCGACTGGTGGGATGGCTTCTGCATGAGGATGGCAG GAACCTTATCCTCTGCGGAGGATGCACACAGATTTGAGTCTCTCTTCAAAATGCCCAGAAAAACTTTCAACTATGTTTGCAGCTTGGTAAAAGATGATATGATGGTAAGGGCTAGCAGCTACACCTTTATCGATGGGACGGTGCTGTCTTTAGAAGATCGAGTAGCTGTTGCTCTGAGAAGGTTGAACTCTGGTGGGTCGCTGGTGACCGTAGGAACCTCTGTTGGTGTGAACCACTCGACTGTCTCTCTGATAACTTGGAGATTTGTTGAAGCTGTGGAGGCACGAGCAGGCCACCACTTACGCTGGCCAGATTCGGATGAGATGGCGATGATCAAATCCAAGTTTGAGAAGATCCATGGTTTGCCAAACTGCTGTGGTGTAGTAGACACAACTCACATCATTATGTGTCTCTCTTCAGCTGAACCAAACTGCAAGGTGTGGCTAGACCACGAGAAGAATTACAGCATGGTATTGCAGGCTGTCATTGATCCTGATATGAGGTTCACAGACATTGTAACCGGTTGGCCAGGTAGCATGAAAGAGTCGAGTATTTTACACAGCTCTGGTCTCTTCAGGCTGTGCGAGAACGGTGCACGGTTGAATGGCAGCAAACTGACGGTATCAGACGGGTCAGAAGTTGGGGAATACGTAATTGGTGATGCAGGATACCCTCTTCTCCCGTGGCTGTTCACTCCTTACCTGGACAATGACCTCTCAGAATTGAAAGTGGAATTCAATAAGAGACACTCTGCAGCCAGAACAGTCGCGCTGAAGGCGCTGGCGAGGTTCAAGGACACATGGAAGTTCCTGCAGGGAGAGATGTGGCGCCCCGACAAGCATAAGCTGCCTCGGATAATCCATGTGTGCTGTCTGTTGCATAACATAGTGATAGACATGGAGGAGGATGCAGCCATGGACGACGCTCATATATCAGATGATCATGACGCTAATTACAGTCAGCAAGTGTGCCAGTTATCAGATGAGAAGGCTGTCAGGATGAGAGACAAACTGTCCGAGCACTTGAACAGCAGTTGA